Proteins encoded by one window of Haematobia irritans isolate KBUSLIRL chromosome 2, ASM5000362v1, whole genome shotgun sequence:
- the LOC142223671 gene encoding uncharacterized protein LOC142223671, protein MAHPFMGGQYNITNPVDTLGPLHIHSFSSLMAVGMNLFNHMLVVTLTSYMVYKCWLLEFQKTALHAHLCTIGFVLLMAEGVMVRYRANILFSDYTPESKTLLHALLQFIGGFLGIIGTLQKYWGKEIHFKSRHAKFGLAACIFCFINFVAGFCVLILPSTRMTMKLIHSSLGLLTFVTGMLAQIFGYDTGFFNRNFTHKRLFKFVTFVILVISIIGPFKAMTYKMHLIFFGSTPLRTNM, encoded by the exons ATGGCACATCCATTTATGGGTGGTCAATATAATATAACCAACCCAGTTGATACCTTGGGTCCCCTACATATACATAGCTTCTCGTCCCTTATGGCGGTGGGAATGAATTTGTTTAATCACATGTTAGTTGTGACCCTCACTTCATATATGGTCTACAAATGTTGGCTTCTGGAATTTCAAAAGACAGCTTTACATGCTCATTTATGTACAATTGGT TTTGTCTTACTGATGGCTGAAGGTGTTATGGTACGCTACCGAGCAAATATACTATTTTCCGATTATACACCCGAGAGTAAAACTTTACTTCATGCCTTGTTACAATTCATTGGTGGATTTCTTGGTATTATAGGAACTTTACAAAAATACTGGGGTAAAGAAAttcatttcaaatcaaggcatgCTAAGTTTG GTTTGGCTGCCTGTATATTCTGTTTCATCAATTTTGTGGCTGGTTTTTGTGTATTGATACTACCTTCAACTCGTATGACCATGAAACTCATACACTCCTCATTGGGATTGTTGACATTTGTTACTGGCATGTTGGCTCAAATCTTTGGCTATGATACTGGATTCTTTAATCGCAATTTCACCCATAAACGTTTGTTCAAATTTGTGACCTTTGTAATTTTGGTCATATCAATAATTGGACCCTTTAAGGCAATGACCTATAAAATGCATTTAATcttttttggtagtactcctctaCGTACAAATATGTGA